The following are encoded in a window of Centroberyx gerrardi isolate f3 chromosome 1, fCenGer3.hap1.cur.20231027, whole genome shotgun sequence genomic DNA:
- the mrps11 gene encoding small ribosomal subunit protein uS11m isoform X2, with translation MYKLNCILVSSVSKVCRQVAGSLNAGNSFELQRAVCSSAVRLQEATPSTADSGKTSKDFSHFPPIPGQDSPLRWGGKKFEELPIVHIKATYNNTHIQVTDSAGLSMVRTSCGTEGFKNVKKATPIAAQTAGISAAAKATAKGVTYIRVLVKGLGPGRLSAIKGLTMGGLEVVSITDNTPVPHNGCRPRKARRM, from the exons ATGTATAAATTAAACTGTATATTAGTTAGTTCTGTGAGTAAAGTATGCCGACAGGTAGCTGGCTCTCTGAATGCAGGAAACTCTTT TGAGCTGCAGCGAGCAGTATGTTCCAGTGCTGTCAGACTTCAGGAGGCCACACCGTCCACCGCAGACTCTGGGAAAACCTCCAAAGACTTCAG CCATTTTCCTCCAATTCCTGGTCAGGACAGTCCGCTGAGGTGGGGTGGAAAGAAGTTTGAGGAGTTACCAATTGTTCACATCAAAGCCACGTACAACAA CACACACATCCAGGTGACCGACAGCGCTGGCCTGTCCATGGTCAGGACGTCCTGTGGAACAGAAGGCTTCAAGAACGTCAAGAAGGCGACGCCCATCGCTGCTCAGACTGCAGGCATCTCTGCTGCCGCG AAAGCCACAGCGAAGGGAGTGACGTACATTCGTGTTTTGGTCAAAGGTCTTGGCCCTGGACGTCTG tCTGCGATCAAAGGTTTGACTATGGGCGGCCTGGAGGTGGTGTCCATCACAGACAACACCCCCGTGCCGCACAACGGGTGCCGCCCACGCAAAGCCAGAAGGATGTGA
- the pdpr gene encoding pyruvate dehydrogenase phosphatase regulatory subunit, mitochondrial, with amino-acid sequence MCSCVRSSRALSPALLPRLLLPQAGCRSAHRGLWTSPQCLAVTGDSQPPPLPSQARVVICGGGIVGTSVAYHLAKLGWTEIVLLEQGRLGAGTTRLCAGIVSVAKPISIECRMADYSNTLYQRLEEETGVKTGYVKTGSVCLAQNQDRFLSLKRLASRLKVMGISCNVIKPKEVAKLHPLVNIHDLVGALHLPGDAVVSPPDVNHALAVAAAGQGVQILERTSVQQVLVEKGHVMAVETDRGSIECEYFVNCAGQWAYELGQASEVKVSVPLHGCEHFYLLTKPLQELLPPSTPVVMDMDGRIYARPWQGGLLSGGFEKNPKPIFTEGRNQLEIQNMQEDWDHFEPMLSALLRRMPGLESAEIHQLVNCPESFTPDMRCLMGETPGVAGYYVLAGMNSSGLAFAGGAGKYLAEWMTYGYPTANVWPLDIKRFGNLQSSRTFLRHRVMEVMPLLYELKVPRWDFQTGRQLRTSPLYDRLDTQGARWMEKHGFERAKYFVPAGKDLLSLDQSKTFYKPDWFDIVGAEVKCCKEAVCVIDMSSFTKFELTSTGDQALELLQHLCANDLDVPVGHIVHTGMLNERGGYENDCSVVRLSKNSFFIISPTDQQVHCWSWIKKHMPSDPQLHLEDVSWKYTALNLIGPRATDVLAELSYVSMTPDHFPSMFCKEMSVGYANGIRVMSMTHTGEPGFMLYIPIEYALHVYNEVMSVGQKYGIRNAGYYALRSLRIEKFFAFWGQDLDAFTTPLECGREFRVKFDKDTDFLGREALLQQRQDGVNRRFVMLVLEDHDTELDLWPWWGEPVYRNGQLAGTTTSSAYSYTLERHVCLGFVSPPPGPEGLPTPITPDFINRGDYEVDIAGQRYPAKAKLYPFSSLFTQQKRRKDDLELSNLQGK; translated from the exons ATGTGCAGCTGTGTGCGGAGCTCCAGGGCTCTGTCCCCTGCCCTGCtccccaggctgctgctgccacaggCGGGGTGCCGGTCGGCCCACCGAGGCCTCTGGACCTCCCCCCAGTGCCTGGCCGTCACTGGAGACTCCCAGCCGCCCCCCCTGCCCAGCCAGGCCCGTGTTGTGATCTGTGGAGGGGGCATTGTGGGGACATCGGTAGCCTACCACCTGGCCAAGCTGGGCTGGACTGAGATAGTGCTGCTGGAGCAGGGCAG ACTGGGTGCAGGAACAACCAGGCTGTGCGCTGGCATCGTCAGCGTGGCCAAGCCCATCTCCATCGAGTGTCGAATGGCAGACTACTCCAACACTCTGTACCAAcggctggaggaggagactgGGGTCAAGACAG gttaTGTGAAGAcaggctctgtgtgtctggCCCAAAATCAGGATCGCTTCCTCTCTCTGAAGCGCCTAGCATCACGGCTAAA ggTGATGGGGATCAGCTGTAACGTCATTAAGCCTAAGGAGGTGGCCAAGCTCCATCCCCTGGTTAACATTCATGACTTGGTGGGGGCGCTCCATCTCCCTGGCGATGCTGTGGTCTCGCCGCCCGATGTTAACCACGCTCTGGCTGTGGCTGCTGCCGGACAAG GAGTCCAGATCCTGGAGCGAACCAGTGTCCAGCAGGTTTTGGTGGAGAAAGGTCATGTGATGGCGGTGGAGACTGACCGCGGCTCCATCGAGTGTGAATACTTTGTCAACTGTGCTGGACAG TGGGCCTATGAGCTGGGCCAGGCCAGTGAGGTGAAGGTGTCGGTTCCTCTGCATGGCTGCGAACACTTCTACCTCCTCACCAAACCTCTCCAGGAGCTCCTCCCACCCAGCACACCAG TGGTGATGGATATGGACGGCAGGATCTATGCACGGCCGTGGCAGGGCGGCCTGCTGTCAGGAGGCTTCGAGAAGAACCCCAAACCCATCTTCACTGAGGGCCGCAACCAGCTGGAGATCCAGAACATGCAGGAGGACTGGGACCACTTCG AGCCGATGCTGAGCGCCCTGCTGAGGAGGATGCCTGGTCTGGAGTCAGCAGAGATCCACCAGCTGGTCAACTGTCCTGAGTCCTTCACCCCCGACATGCGCTGTCTGATGGGGGAGACCCCGGGCGTTGCTGGCTACTACGTCCTGGCCGGGATGAACTCCTCCGGCCTGGCCTTCGCTGGAGGGGCTGGCAA GTACCTGGCAGAGTGGATGACTTACGGCTACCCCACTGCCAACGTCTGGCCGCTGGACATCAAACGCTTTGGTAACCTGCAGAGCAGCCGAACCTTCCTGCGACACCGAGTCATGGAGGTCATGC CCCTGCTGTATGAACTGAAGGTTCCTCGTTGGGACTTCCAGACTGGGCGTCAGCTGAGGACCAGTCCTCTGTATGACCGGCTGGACACCCAGGGAGCTCGCTGGATGGAGAAACATGGCTTTGAGAGGGCCAAGTACTTTGTTCCTGCAGGGAAAG atCTGCTATCTCTAGACCAGAGTAAGACCTTCTACAAGCCAGACTGGTTTGACATCGTTGGAGCAGAGGTGAAATGCTGCAAAGAGGCGGTCTGTGTCATCGACATGTCCTCCTTCACCAAGTTTGAACTGACT TCTACGGGTGACCAGgccctggagctgctgcaacACCTCTGTGCCAACGACCTGGACGTTCCTGTTGGACACATCGTCCATACTGGCATGCTGAACGAGAGGGGAGGCTACGAGAACGACTGCAGCGTGGTCCGACTCAGCAAGAACAG TTTCTTCATCATCTCACCAACAGACCAGCAGGTCCACTGTTGGTCCTGGATAAAGAAACACATGCCCAGCGACCCACAGCTCCACCTAGAGGATGTCAGCTGGAAGTACACCG CTCTAAATCTGATCGGACCTCGTGCCACGGATGTTCTGGCTGAGCTGTCATATGTCTCCATGACACCTGACCACTTCCCCTCCATGTTCTGTAAG GAGATGAGTGTGGGCTATGCCAACGGGATCAGAGTGATGAGTATGACTCACACTGGGGAGCCAGGCTTCATGCTCTACATCCCGATAGAG TATGCGCTGCATGTGTATAACGAGGTGATGTCGGTGGGTCAGAAGTATGGGATTCGTAACGCAGGATACTACGCGCTGCGCAGCCTACGCATCGAGAAGTTCTTCGCCTTCTGGGGTCAGGACCTGGACGCCTTCACCACTCCGCTGGAGTGTGGACGAGAGTTCAGGGTTAAGTTTGACAAG GACACAGATTTCCTGGGTCGTGAGGCCTTGCTGCAGCAGCGTCAGGACGGTGTGAATCGGCGGTTCGTCATGCTGGTTCTGGAGGACCACGACACCGAGCTGGACCTGTGGCCGTGGTGGGGCGAGCCCGTCTACCGTAACGGCCAGCTGGCCGGTACGACCACCAGCAGCGCTTACAGCTACACCCTGGAGCGCCACGTCTGCCTGGGCTTCGTGTCGCCGCCGCCGGGCCCCGAGGGGCTCCCCACACCCATCACCCCGGACTTCATCAACCGCGGGGACTACGAGGTGGACATCGCCGGCCAGCGCTACCCGGCCAAAGCCAAACTCTACCCCTTCAGCTCCCTCTTCACCCAGCAAAAACGCCGCAAGGACGATCTGGAGCTCAGCAACCTCCAGGGGAAGTGA
- the mrpl46 gene encoding large ribosomal subunit protein mL46 isoform X3 translates to MAAPCRRMASRPLLQFLYCFGRTGVGNTGFRQFSVNSVCHASLQTKSKVESVGSPWRLMAAVCLQRLPVISADWSPIEQQFTQLMHQMELEKSLMSDHELRLLEDAERLSRKQADDYNSDDEGDRGDQEIVLAQDLEDSWEQKLKHFQPAARLRADLQKDLASLDRCLADSLVLLAEQQVGAEKLWLLPHAQWQQGENLRQTAERALASLPAAGFKATFLGNAPCGVYKYKLPRAVRTESSAGTKVFFFKAVLSGGGRPAAADAPLLWVKKSELQDYLKPAYLEKVSRFILSL, encoded by the exons ATGGCTGCGCCCTGTAGGAGGATGGCGAGTCGCCCTTTACTACagtttctttattgttttgggAGGACAGGGGTTGGAAACACGGGTTTTCGCCAGTTTTCTGTCAATTCTGTTTGTCACGCTTCTTTACAGACTAAAAGTAAAGTGGAAAGTGTGGGTTCGCCGTGGAGGTTGATGGCAGCGGTGTGCCTGCAGAGGCTGCCGGTCATTTCAGCAGACTGGAGTCCCATAGAGCAGCAGTTCACACAGCTGATGCACCAA ATGGAACTGGAGAAGAGCTTGATGTCGGACCACGAGCTGCGGCTGCTGGAGGACGCAGAGAGACTGAGTCGTAAGCAGGCAGACGACTACAACTCTGACGACGAGGGAGACCGCGGCGACCAGGAGATCGTCTTGGCTCAGGACCTGGAAGACTCCTGGGAGCAGAAGCTGAAGCACTTCCAGCCAGCAGCGAGGCTCAGAG CTGACCTGCAGAAGGACTTGGCCTCGCTGGACCGCTGCCTGGCCGACTCCCTGGTGCTGCTGGCCGAGCAGCAGGTCGGTGCTGAGAAGCTGTGGCTGCTGCCTCACGCTCAGTGGCAGCAAGGAGAAAACCTGAGGCAGACGGCCGAGAGAGCGCTCGCCTCCCTGCCAG CGGCCGGTTTCAAGGCGACTTTCCTCGGCAACGCCCCCTGCGGAGTTTACAAGTACAAACTGCCCAGAGCCGTGCGGACGGAGAGCTCGGCCGGAACCAAGGTGTTCTTCTTCAAAGCCGTTCTGTCGGGCGGCGGTCGCCCCGCGGCCGCAGACGCTCCTTTGCTGTGGGTGAAGAAAAGCGAACTGCAGGACTATCTGAAGCCGGCGTACCTGGAGAAGGTCAGCCGCTTCATCCTCAGCCTGTGa
- the mrpl46 gene encoding large ribosomal subunit protein mL46 isoform X1: MAAPCRRMASRPLLQFLYCFGRTGVGNTGFRQFSVNSVCHASLQTKSKVESVGSPWRLMAAVCLQRLPVISADWSPIEQQFTQLMHQMELEKSLMSDHELRLLEDAERLSRKQADDYNSDDEGDRGDQEIVLAQDLEDSWEQKLKHFQPAARLRAADGPVSVLADLQKDLASLDRCLADSLVLLAEQQVGAEKLWLLPHAQWQQGENLRQTAERALASLPAAGFKATFLGNAPCGVYKYKLPRAVRTESSAGTKVFFFKAVLSGGGRPAAADAPLLWVKKSELQDYLKPAYLEKVSRFILSL, from the exons ATGGCTGCGCCCTGTAGGAGGATGGCGAGTCGCCCTTTACTACagtttctttattgttttgggAGGACAGGGGTTGGAAACACGGGTTTTCGCCAGTTTTCTGTCAATTCTGTTTGTCACGCTTCTTTACAGACTAAAAGTAAAGTGGAAAGTGTGGGTTCGCCGTGGAGGTTGATGGCAGCGGTGTGCCTGCAGAGGCTGCCGGTCATTTCAGCAGACTGGAGTCCCATAGAGCAGCAGTTCACACAGCTGATGCACCAA ATGGAACTGGAGAAGAGCTTGATGTCGGACCACGAGCTGCGGCTGCTGGAGGACGCAGAGAGACTGAGTCGTAAGCAGGCAGACGACTACAACTCTGACGACGAGGGAGACCGCGGCGACCAGGAGATCGTCTTGGCTCAGGACCTGGAAGACTCCTGGGAGCAGAAGCTGAAGCACTTCCAGCCAGCAGCGAGGCTCAGAG CAGCTGACGGCCCTGTCTCTGTTCTAGCTGACCTGCAGAAGGACTTGGCCTCGCTGGACCGCTGCCTGGCCGACTCCCTGGTGCTGCTGGCCGAGCAGCAGGTCGGTGCTGAGAAGCTGTGGCTGCTGCCTCACGCTCAGTGGCAGCAAGGAGAAAACCTGAGGCAGACGGCCGAGAGAGCGCTCGCCTCCCTGCCAG CGGCCGGTTTCAAGGCGACTTTCCTCGGCAACGCCCCCTGCGGAGTTTACAAGTACAAACTGCCCAGAGCCGTGCGGACGGAGAGCTCGGCCGGAACCAAGGTGTTCTTCTTCAAAGCCGTTCTGTCGGGCGGCGGTCGCCCCGCGGCCGCAGACGCTCCTTTGCTGTGGGTGAAGAAAAGCGAACTGCAGGACTATCTGAAGCCGGCGTACCTGGAGAAGGTCAGCCGCTTCATCCTCAGCCTGTGa
- the mrps11 gene encoding small ribosomal subunit protein uS11m isoform X1, whose protein sequence is MYKLNCILVSSVSKVCRQVAGSLNAGNSLWGNSELQRAVCSSAVRLQEATPSTADSGKTSKDFSHFPPIPGQDSPLRWGGKKFEELPIVHIKATYNNTHIQVTDSAGLSMVRTSCGTEGFKNVKKATPIAAQTAGISAAAKATAKGVTYIRVLVKGLGPGRLSAIKGLTMGGLEVVSITDNTPVPHNGCRPRKARRM, encoded by the exons ATGTATAAATTAAACTGTATATTAGTTAGTTCTGTGAGTAAAGTATGCCGACAGGTAGCTGGCTCTCTGAATGCAGGAAACTCTTT atgggGAAATAGTGAGCTGCAGCGAGCAGTATGTTCCAGTGCTGTCAGACTTCAGGAGGCCACACCGTCCACCGCAGACTCTGGGAAAACCTCCAAAGACTTCAG CCATTTTCCTCCAATTCCTGGTCAGGACAGTCCGCTGAGGTGGGGTGGAAAGAAGTTTGAGGAGTTACCAATTGTTCACATCAAAGCCACGTACAACAA CACACACATCCAGGTGACCGACAGCGCTGGCCTGTCCATGGTCAGGACGTCCTGTGGAACAGAAGGCTTCAAGAACGTCAAGAAGGCGACGCCCATCGCTGCTCAGACTGCAGGCATCTCTGCTGCCGCG AAAGCCACAGCGAAGGGAGTGACGTACATTCGTGTTTTGGTCAAAGGTCTTGGCCCTGGACGTCTG tCTGCGATCAAAGGTTTGACTATGGGCGGCCTGGAGGTGGTGTCCATCACAGACAACACCCCCGTGCCGCACAACGGGTGCCGCCCACGCAAAGCCAGAAGGATGTGA
- the mrpl46 gene encoding large ribosomal subunit protein mL46 isoform X2 encodes MAAPCRRMASRPLLQFLYCFGRTGVGNTGFRQFSVNSVCHASLQTKSKVESVGSPWRLMAAVCLQRLPVISADWSPIEQQFTQLMHQMELEKSLMSDHELRLLEDAERLSRKQADDYNSDDEGDRGDQEIVLAQDLEDSWEQKLKHFQPAARLRADGPVSVLADLQKDLASLDRCLADSLVLLAEQQVGAEKLWLLPHAQWQQGENLRQTAERALASLPAAGFKATFLGNAPCGVYKYKLPRAVRTESSAGTKVFFFKAVLSGGGRPAAADAPLLWVKKSELQDYLKPAYLEKVSRFILSL; translated from the exons ATGGCTGCGCCCTGTAGGAGGATGGCGAGTCGCCCTTTACTACagtttctttattgttttgggAGGACAGGGGTTGGAAACACGGGTTTTCGCCAGTTTTCTGTCAATTCTGTTTGTCACGCTTCTTTACAGACTAAAAGTAAAGTGGAAAGTGTGGGTTCGCCGTGGAGGTTGATGGCAGCGGTGTGCCTGCAGAGGCTGCCGGTCATTTCAGCAGACTGGAGTCCCATAGAGCAGCAGTTCACACAGCTGATGCACCAA ATGGAACTGGAGAAGAGCTTGATGTCGGACCACGAGCTGCGGCTGCTGGAGGACGCAGAGAGACTGAGTCGTAAGCAGGCAGACGACTACAACTCTGACGACGAGGGAGACCGCGGCGACCAGGAGATCGTCTTGGCTCAGGACCTGGAAGACTCCTGGGAGCAGAAGCTGAAGCACTTCCAGCCAGCAGCGAGGCTCAGAG CTGACGGCCCTGTCTCTGTTCTAGCTGACCTGCAGAAGGACTTGGCCTCGCTGGACCGCTGCCTGGCCGACTCCCTGGTGCTGCTGGCCGAGCAGCAGGTCGGTGCTGAGAAGCTGTGGCTGCTGCCTCACGCTCAGTGGCAGCAAGGAGAAAACCTGAGGCAGACGGCCGAGAGAGCGCTCGCCTCCCTGCCAG CGGCCGGTTTCAAGGCGACTTTCCTCGGCAACGCCCCCTGCGGAGTTTACAAGTACAAACTGCCCAGAGCCGTGCGGACGGAGAGCTCGGCCGGAACCAAGGTGTTCTTCTTCAAAGCCGTTCTGTCGGGCGGCGGTCGCCCCGCGGCCGCAGACGCTCCTTTGCTGTGGGTGAAGAAAAGCGAACTGCAGGACTATCTGAAGCCGGCGTACCTGGAGAAGGTCAGCCGCTTCATCCTCAGCCTGTGa